The genomic interval TGACATGGGCGGGTGCGATTCTACCGTGATACGAGGGCGGCCATGCGCTATCGCCACCTCTCCCTGTTGTTATTGACCTCTTGCGCGACCGTCTCCACCAGCGCTTCGTCCCCGTCCGAGCCCACCGCGAAGGGGGCTTCCTCTCCCGCGCGCGTGTGGCGCCAGGAGCGAGCGGTGGTGGTGCGGCATGCCACGGTGATGCCCGCCTCGGGCCCGGCCATCGAGGACGGGGCCATTGCCTTCGCGGACGGGAAGATCCTGGCCGTGGGGCGTAACGCGGATGTGACCACTCCGCCCGGGGCCGAGGAGGTGGACGGTACGGGCCTCTATGTGACTCCCGGTATCATTGACTCGCACAGCCACCTGGGCGTGTATGCCTCGCCGGATACCAGCTCCACCAGCGACGGGAACGAGGCCACCGCCCCGGTGACGGCGGAGATCTCCGCCGAGCACGGCTTCTGGCCGCAGGACCCGGGGCTGCGCCGCGCGGTGGCCGGTGGAGTCACCTCCCTGCTGGTGCTGCCGGGCAGCGCCAACCTCATTGGCGGGCGCGGCTTCCCGGTGAAGCTGCACTTCGGCCGCTCGGCGGCGGAGATGCGCTTTCCCGGAGCGAAGGACGGCCTGAAGATGGCTTGCGGCGAGAATCCCCGCCGGGTGTACGGAGCCTTTCAGCGGCGTGCCCCCTCCACGCGCATGGGCAACGTGGCCGGCTTCCGGCAGGCCTTCTCCCGGGCGCGCGAGTACATGGAGAAGTGGGACGCTTGGGAAAAGAAGAAGGGGAAGGAGGCCGGGCCCGCCCCGCTCCGGGACTTGCAGCAGGAGTCGCTGGTGGAGGTGATGCGCGGCAACATCCTCGTGCAGAACCACTGCTACCGCGCGGACGAGATGGCGGTGATGCTCCAGGTGGCCGACGAGTTCGGCTTCTCCATCCGCTCCTTCCACCACGCGCTGGAGGCCTACAAGCTGCGCGACCAGCTGGCGGCGAAGAACGTGGCGGTGTCCACGTGGGCGGACTGGTGGGGCTTCAAGATGGAGGCCTGGGATGGGATTCCCCAGAACGCGGGCCTGGTGTCGCAGGCGGGAGGGCGTGCCGTCATCCACTCGGACTCGGCGCTGGGCATCCAGCGGCTCAACCAGGAGGCGGGCAAGGCGATGTGGCGGGCGCGCGAGTCCGGCATCCCCATCACCGAGGAGGAGGCGCTGCGCTGGGTGACGCTGCACCCCGCGTGGGTGATGGGCGTGGAAGACAGGACGGGCTCGCTGGAGAAGGGGAAGATGGCGGACGTGGTGTTGTGGAAGAACCACCCGCTCTCCGTGTACGCCCGCGCGCAACGTGTCTGGGCGGACGGTGTCGTCACCTATGACGTGACGAGCGGCCCCCTGGATGCGAGCGACTTCGAGGCGGGAGAGCGCGCCGGGGCCTCGGCGAGGCTGGTGGCGCAGCCCTCGGCCGTGCCGGCCCTGAAGGACGCGGGGCTCGACACCCGGTGCGACCCCATGAAGGACGCGGCCTGTGTCCGGCCGCTGGAGGTGAAGGCCGGCACGTGCACGGCGTTCCAGGACGTGGCCGTCCTCTCCAACGGTACGTGGCAGGCGCACGCCTCGGTGCTGGTGGAGAACGGGAAGGTGACGCGGGTGCGGACGGGGGCGCTCGACGCGCTGCCCGCGGGGTGCCGCTCGGTGGAGGGCAAGGGCCGGGTGCTGGCGCCGGGCTTCGTGGATCCGCTCACCGGCCTGGGCGTGGTGGAGGTGGGGGCAGAGGAGTCCTCGGTGGACGACACCCTGCGGGGCGAGGCGGCCAGGGAGCCCATCCGGGCGGCGCTGCGCATCGTCGACGGCTTCAACCCCGCCGCGGAGACGCTCCCCGTGGCGCGGCTGGGCGGGGTGGTCGCGGCGGGCGTGATTCCGTCGGGCGGGCTGGTGTCCGGGCAGAGCGCGTGGGTGACGACGGACGGCTCGGTGCGCCGCGCGCCGCTGGCCCTGCACATCCAACTGGGGCTCTCCGGCCGTGACGCGGTGTCCGGCTCGCGCGCCCTGATGCTGGAGCGCCTGCGCGAGGTGCTGTTCGATGCGCGCGCGTACAACACCCGGAAGAGTGAGTTCGAGCAGAACCGGATGCGCGCGCTGGCCGCGAGCCGGCTGGACTTGGAGGCGCTGCAGCCCGCGCTGGCGGGCACGATGCCGGTGGTGGTGACGGCCAACCGGGTGTCGGACATCCGCGCGGCGTTGGCGCTCGGGCGCGAGTTCGGGCTGAAGCTGATCATCGCCGGTGGGCGCGAGGCGTGGATGGTGGCGCCGGAGCTGGCGGCGGCGAAGGTGCCCGTGGTGGTGCAGCCCACGCAGAACCTGCCCTCGACATTCGAGGGGCTGAACAGCCGGTTGGACTCGGCGGCGCTGCTGAATGGGGCGGGGGTGAAGGTGCTCATCTCCACGCTGGGTGAGACGCACATGGTGCGGACGCTGGCGCAGGAGGCGGGCAACGCGGTGGCGTGGGGCCTGCCGTACGCGGACGCGCTGCGAGCCATCACCTCCAACGTGACGGAGGCCTTCGGATTGGAGGGGGGCCAGGTGGCGCCGGGTCAGGTGGCGGATCTGGTGTTGTGGAATGGAGACCCGCTGGATGTGAGCAGCCGGCCGCTGGGAATGTGGGTGGGAGGGAAGCAGGTGCCGCTCACCAGCCGTCAGCAGGCGCTGTTCGAGAAGTACCAGAAGCTGGCGAAGTAGGGTCCAGGAGCGACCGGGTTCCCCTCCATGAAGGCAAGAGGGGAACCCGGCCTGCTCACGGTGCCTCAGTTCCCGGTGTAGATGCCGACGGCACCGGGGATGCGGTTCTCGTCGCTGCCGAGGAAGCCCACGAGGATGCGGCGGCCGGAGCCCTGGCCGTGGACCTGGATGTCGGAGATGCGGCTGGAGCAGAGCCGGGTGCCGAACTCGATGCAGTAGGTCCGCACGCCGCCGTTCTGCACCCGGTAGAGGGCGCCGATCCAGCGGGCGCCGGTCCACACGCTGCCGTCGAGCGAGTCCACGGCCACGGCGGACAGCTGGGGGACGCCCACGCTGACGTAGTGGACGTCACCGCCCTCGGCGTTCATTCGCGCGAGCCCCTTGCTGAACGAGCTCACCCAGATGGTGTTGTCGTCCGCCACGGCCAGGCCGGACACGTTGTCGTCCACGCGCTCGTTGGGCTTGGGAGCGCCCGGCTCGCCCACCTTGTCCGGCCAGAGGTCGAAGCGGTTCCAGATGTAGGGGGCATCCTCCGTCTGGGACTGAGCGGTCCAGTAGTCGCGGCCGTTGGTGCCGTAGCGGAAGCGCGTGGTGCGGTTGGAGCCGCCGAAGAAGACATCGCCGCTGGAGTGGACCGCCACACCGTAATAGGCGTCGGTGAGGAGGACGTAGTCACCCTTGTCGTTGAGGGCGTTGATGGCGGGGTGCACGTGCTCCAAGACGCCGGCGCAGGAGAGCTGCCCGTTGCAGGTGTTGTTGCCGGTGAAGCGCGCGTCGCCGCGGGCGAAGCCGTGGTTGCCGCCGAACCAGACGCTCTGCGTGTTCTTGTCGTACGCGATGCGCAGGATGTTGCAGAGCTTCTCGCGGCCGCGCTTCTCGGCGCTCACCACGTTCGGACCGGAGAAGATGTCGTAGTGGACCACCTCGAGGGTGCCGTCCGCGCGCAGCGTCACCTTGTCCGCGTCACCGCTCTTGTAGCGGGACGGATCCGGGGCGATGCCGTCATCGCGGTCCCAGTTGTCCTCGCAGTGGTCCTTGCCCTTGCCGGGCCGGCCCTCGTAGCCCACGAAGACGGTGCCGGCCGGGCCGCCCGCCACCGAGATGACCTTGAGGTACCTGGGCCCGGGCGCGTCGCTGCCGTCCGCCATGTAGCCGTAGGGGTGCAGCCCATCATCCATGGTGAAGCGCCGGTACTGCGTGGCGCCCGGCTGGAGCAGGAAGAGGCCGTCCTCGCCACCGGCCACCCAGACATTGCCCCCCTCGTCCGCCGACACCCCGTAGACGCGCCGGGGGCCGCCGTGCTGGGTGCCGAAGAACTGCCAGCCCGGGGGTGAGGTGAACTCGATGGCCTCCTCGGGAGGAGGCGGTGGAGTGCCCGCGTCGGGGGGAGGTGGCGTCCCCGCGTCGGCAGGCGGCGGCGTCCCCGCGTCCAGCGGCGGCGGAGTGCCCGCGTCGGGCGTTCCCCCACCATCCGTCCCCGCGTCGGGAGCCGGAACCGGCTTCGGTGTCTCCTCCTCGACCCGGGGAGAATCCAGTCCGGGGTTGCCGCGCTCCGACCGGTCATCCCCCGCCTGCTTGCAGCCCGCCCACATCGCGCCCGTCACGACGAGCGCCGTCGCCCACCGCCATCCACCCTTCATGCCCCTGCCCACCCGTTTCTGGTGAATCCGGGTACCTACGTGGCACCCCCAGCCCTCCGCTTCGCAAGCCCGATGCCAGCCCGGCTCCGCTCGAAGGAGGGCCGATGCGTCGGCTCCCGGACAGCGCGTGGGTAGCCTGGTGCCCAGGAATGGCAGGGTCCTGACCCCATGACGGCCCCAACCGTGCTACTCCGGAAGACCGATGGCCGGAAACGACGCGCGCGGCCGCACGCCGCTCTCCCTCGTCGGGCAGGAGCCCGACCTTGTCTTCTACACCCGCCAGGCGACCGAGCGTGGTGGGCCCGTACTGGTGCTGGGCTCGGCCACCGGACGCGTGGCCTGGTCGCTGGCCGAGCACGGGCTGTCCGTGCTGGGGGTGGACCCCTCGGAGCGGATGGTGCGTGCCGCCGAGGAGTCCCGGGCCTCGGTGTCGGCCGAGGTGGCCGGCCGCGTGCGCTTCCTCCTCGCGGATCCTCGCTCCCTGCGCGAGTCCGAGCGCTTCCCCGTGGTGCTCGCGCCCCAGAACGCCCTGGGGTTGATGGGCTCGCACGACGACCTCGAGGCCTTCCTGGCCACCGTGCGCCACCACCTCGTCCCCGGGGGCCTCTTCGTCTACGACGTGCTCAACCCTTCCACCGAGCCCGCTTCCTCGCAGAACCGCGACGATGATGACCCCGGCGCCGCGCTCGAGCCGCGCCGGCCGGGGTTCGCCTTCCACCTGCGCGAGCGCCGGCAGCCCGGCTCGCCGCTCGGCATCCGCCGCCTCAAGTTGAAGCCCTTCTCCGTGGAGGAGCTGGACGCGGCGATGGCGGCCAGCGGCCTCACCCCCCGCGAGCGCTACGGGCGCTTCGACGGCAAGCCGTTCGACCCCGAGGACTCGCGGCACATCGGCGTGGCGGAGGGGTAGGGCGCGTCCGCCAGCCCCGGGCTCAGAACCTGAACGCGGCGCCTCCGAGGAGGGCCGGTGCGGTGAGGAGCCGGCCCGGCGCGGGCTCGTGGAGGGTGTCGAGCTGTCCACGGACGAACAGGCGCAGGTGTTGCGTCACGTCCACCTGACCCTCGGCATACGCACCGAGGTCCGAAGGAGCCGAGAACCGGCCGCCGTGGCGCCACCCCAGGCCGAGCTCCGCGCGTCCACCCAGGACGAGCCCGAGCCGGAGCCGCTCTCCGAGGAGCAGCTCCGCGCCGGCCTCCGCGCCCAGCGTGGCGACGTGGACGCCATGGAGGGCGTCCAGCTCGGACTGGTGGAGGACCGCCTTGTACCCGAGCGCGTCCAGCGCGAGCGCGGCGAACACCCGCATCCGCTGCCGCTCGCCGAGGCTCGTCCCCAGCCGTGCGCGGACTCCGGCCACGGACAACGTGACTCCCAGCTTCCGGTCCATCACGAGGAACCGCGTGAGCCGCGCTGGAGCCAGCGCGACGCCGACGGCCAGGGTGCCGCCGCGGGCCGCGTCGTTGAGCTCGAAGCGCTGCTCCACGGGGGTGAAGCGGAGGTCGGCATGGGGCAGCCAGGCGCGCAGGCCACCTCCCACGGGGCCGGGAGCCATCGCGAGCGTCCCGTCGAGCGAGGCCCAGAGCAGGTACTCCGGGGTCCGCACGGAGTCCCACGCATCCTCTGGCACCACGGTCTCCCGGAGCAGGAACCGCATCCGGAGCAGGGCGTTCCAATCGGAGCGGGCACCGTGGAAGGCGCCTCCGTCGAGCTCGAACACGGGCCGGAGGATGGCGTCGTCGAAGCGCGGGGTGTCGTAGCGCGGCGCCGGCCTGGGGCTTCCCCCGACGGCCTCCGCTTCGCCCGGGCCGAAGACGGGCCGGCTCCGGCCGCAGGCGGCCCAGAGGGAGTAGTCCTCCTGACGAGGGAGCTCACCGCGGGCGATCAGCTCCTGGACGTAGCGGGCGTTGAACTCGTCGGGTCCGCGAGGGAAGCGCGCGGCGCGCCAGTAGTGCTCCCGGAACACCTCGCTGTCGAGCCTGGGGCAGTAGTCCCGCCACAGGTTGGTCCGGACCTCGCTCCAGCGCTTCGGGGTGAAGGCGGAGTTGTTGTAGCTCTCGTCGAACAGGGGGGAGACGTACTCGCGCCAGTCGAACGGGCGCGTCAGCCGCCATCCCCCGGAGGTCTTCTGGAGCCGCGGTTTCTCGTCCTGGCACAGGCTCCGGTAGAAGAGGAATCCCTGGTAGTTGGCCTCGAGGTCTCCGAACGAGAACACCCCCGTCGTCGCCAGGCCGAGGGAACCCCGCTCCGTGCCCACGCCGTACTGGATGATGCGCTCGAGGGCCTCGCGTTCAGGGACTCCCGCCTGACGCTCCTCGAGGAATTGCTGGTGGTACTTCCATCCCGATTGGAAGAAGTGGGAGAGCTTGTCCGCGCCCATGTGGACGCCGGCGACGTTGAACGTGGCCTTCACCCCGAAGGTGAGGCCCCAGTCCCAGAGCCGGTCATTGCGGTAGACGGACTCCTCCTTCTGGAAGCGTGCGTACGCCTCGTCGGCCGGCATCCGCTCGATGCGCGGCGTGTGCTCCGCCCAGAGCTCTATCTTGTGGAGCCCCGAGATGCGGAACCGCTGGTAGACGCGGTAGACGACGTCCTCGCACGAGGTGGCGTCCCAGTCCCCCCGATTCACGAGCTCCAGGGCTCCGAGAATCTCCCGGTTGACCTTCTCGTCGAGGACGCTCAGCGAGTCTCGGGGAGATCTGCCGATCGCGAAGTACTGGTCCGTCTCGGTCGCGTGGGCCGT from Archangium lipolyticum carries:
- a CDS encoding amidohydrolase family protein, with translation MRYRHLSLLLLTSCATVSTSASSPSEPTAKGASSPARVWRQERAVVVRHATVMPASGPAIEDGAIAFADGKILAVGRNADVTTPPGAEEVDGTGLYVTPGIIDSHSHLGVYASPDTSSTSDGNEATAPVTAEISAEHGFWPQDPGLRRAVAGGVTSLLVLPGSANLIGGRGFPVKLHFGRSAAEMRFPGAKDGLKMACGENPRRVYGAFQRRAPSTRMGNVAGFRQAFSRAREYMEKWDAWEKKKGKEAGPAPLRDLQQESLVEVMRGNILVQNHCYRADEMAVMLQVADEFGFSIRSFHHALEAYKLRDQLAAKNVAVSTWADWWGFKMEAWDGIPQNAGLVSQAGGRAVIHSDSALGIQRLNQEAGKAMWRARESGIPITEEEALRWVTLHPAWVMGVEDRTGSLEKGKMADVVLWKNHPLSVYARAQRVWADGVVTYDVTSGPLDASDFEAGERAGASARLVAQPSAVPALKDAGLDTRCDPMKDAACVRPLEVKAGTCTAFQDVAVLSNGTWQAHASVLVENGKVTRVRTGALDALPAGCRSVEGKGRVLAPGFVDPLTGLGVVEVGAEESSVDDTLRGEAAREPIRAALRIVDGFNPAAETLPVARLGGVVAAGVIPSGGLVSGQSAWVTTDGSVRRAPLALHIQLGLSGRDAVSGSRALMLERLREVLFDARAYNTRKSEFEQNRMRALAASRLDLEALQPALAGTMPVVVTANRVSDIRAALALGREFGLKLIIAGGREAWMVAPELAAAKVPVVVQPTQNLPSTFEGLNSRLDSAALLNGAGVKVLISTLGETHMVRTLAQEAGNAVAWGLPYADALRAITSNVTEAFGLEGGQVAPGQVADLVLWNGDPLDVSSRPLGMWVGGKQVPLTSRQQALFEKYQKLAK
- a CDS encoding ligand-binding sensor domain-containing protein, with amino-acid sequence MKGGWRWATALVVTGAMWAGCKQAGDDRSERGNPGLDSPRVEEETPKPVPAPDAGTDGGGTPDAGTPPPLDAGTPPPADAGTPPPPDAGTPPPPPEEAIEFTSPPGWQFFGTQHGGPRRVYGVSADEGGNVWVAGGEDGLFLLQPGATQYRRFTMDDGLHPYGYMADGSDAPGPRYLKVISVAGGPAGTVFVGYEGRPGKGKDHCEDNWDRDDGIAPDPSRYKSGDADKVTLRADGTLEVVHYDIFSGPNVVSAEKRGREKLCNILRIAYDKNTQSVWFGGNHGFARGDARFTGNNTCNGQLSCAGVLEHVHPAINALNDKGDYVLLTDAYYGVAVHSSGDVFFGGSNRTTRFRYGTNGRDYWTAQSQTEDAPYIWNRFDLWPDKVGEPGAPKPNERVDDNVSGLAVADDNTIWVSSFSKGLARMNAEGGDVHYVSVGVPQLSAVAVDSLDGSVWTGARWIGALYRVQNGGVRTYCIEFGTRLCSSRISDIQVHGQGSGRRILVGFLGSDENRIPGAVGIYTGN
- a CDS encoding class I SAM-dependent methyltransferase; amino-acid sequence: MAGNDARGRTPLSLVGQEPDLVFYTRQATERGGPVLVLGSATGRVAWSLAEHGLSVLGVDPSERMVRAAEESRASVSAEVAGRVRFLLADPRSLRESERFPVVLAPQNALGLMGSHDDLEAFLATVRHHLVPGGLFVYDVLNPSTEPASSQNRDDDDPGAALEPRRPGFAFHLRERRQPGSPLGIRRLKLKPFSVEELDAAMAASGLTPRERYGRFDGKPFDPEDSRHIGVAEG